CAAACTGCAGTAACCGGCAGAAGTTATGCTCCCAGAGTGACCATAAGCTGCCCTGAGAAAGGAGATTCTGCAGGAAAGCTTGTCTTGCTCCCAGACAGCTTCGAAAAACTATGGGAAATATGCGCTAAGAAATATGGTTTCTTCCCTGCAAAAGTTTTGAGCAAAGATGGAGCTGAGATCGATGACATTGTCCTAATAAGAGATGGCGATCATTTAGTTTTTGCCATTGGTGATAGAACGGATGAGGCTGGAGATCAAGCTTGAAGCAACTGCAAAGCAGTCGCGTCATGTTTTCTAATcctttttgcaaatttttagATTCTTTTTAGGTTTCCAACCATCTTTGTTTAGACTGGCAATGCTATTTGGATGCCGGTTTTTCACATATGAAATATTCACTTTTATACTACCCCTGAAATATTCTAAGAGCTTGCTTAAGTGTAAAGATGATAGTATTCATCCTGTCAGCTGCTACTCATGTTATGGGATCTTTACACCATGGTgtgatagttattttttttcattggaTCAAAGTTGGATTTCCGACAATTCTTCTCGAAACTCGAATTCAGAGAACTCATGTGTATTTACTCTTAGAATTTGTTCATTATTTTGGTATGTGACTATGAAGCTGGTGTCCGTGAGGGTTAATAGTTTGAAGAAATAcgaaaaaagatttaattttttgtctaaaagatattttatagaaaaaaaagggaGCTACACTAGGTAAGTTTTTGCTTCTCTGTTTATTTCCTCCAGAAACGGTCGCAGTTGCGGAAGCAGGACGGGAAtgaaacatacatatatgattGCGTTTGTCAATTTTGATGCCTTGTATTTCACACACTCCAAATCTATAAAGAACTGGAAGATAATAAAGATGAAAAGCTCAGATTGCAAAACTTTAGATTGTGATCGGAAAACATACCTATGAGGAATTCAGCTTTTGATGTAATGAAGCAATCCCACTTTATAGACAGCAACAGAGTAAgggaagaaggaagaaaaaacaatCTCTGGTAGTTTCAACACTGCAGTTTTGATATCTCTGATTCTTTCAGTTATACAAAGGGGAAGAGGAACTGGGTCTTTATCAATCAGAAAGAAGACATCGCCATGCTGAATATTCGTATATGCctgataaaaataagtaaaaaggAATAGGTTGAGTAGATGCGGTTGGACATGGGCGTTACGAACTGAAATGTTGTTCAGACAAGATCGTTAAATCAAAACATGACAACATAACACTAACATGAATATGTATAACTTAATAATTCTCAACTCAAGTGAGATGGTAGCTATAAAAATTTAACCcaaaatttgataaagttCACATCAATTTGCACTCATGTGGACTGTTAGTATTGAATCAACACATCGTTGCTGTAAGTACAAACTCATATGGATGGTGAAGCCCCAAAGTAGCCACTTAAAGACTTGATAAGCAAATCTTTCCTTTTGCCTCACTCCGGACACCTCAAGTCTGAGAAAGTGAAaccaaaaatttgtgaaataaatTTCAAGCTTCTTTAGGCAGAACAAAGTAATTGTAAGCTTGAAAAGATACATGCCATTCCAACGATTGATTATGCTTTACAATATGTCTCAGCCAAGTGCTACAGAAATCAGCATTGTCTTTGGACACGCATTGCTAGAGGGGCATGCAAAGTTTGTCGATAGAAATGATCCCACTAGATGTTAGATGCTTGGGATTGACTGTAAACGGATAAACTCTTTAAGAATAGCTTTCTCTTCATCAATATGCTGCTTCTCATCTCTACTCCTGggttttacttttcttttctcttccagcatccatttgaaaatttcacgTTGCTGGTGCTCAGGAAGAGGCGGTCGCACGATCACGGGCCTCGTAATGGGAGGAGAGATTACGGGTTCCTCATCAACAGGAGGAGCAGTCACTGTAGCTGGAGGAGGCACAACTTCAGCAGGGACTTCACTTTTctctttcactttttctttctttcccgGCTGCGCAAACATGTATGCTGAAAATACGAAAAATAAAGGAAGTCaggattttcataatttagccAAAGGGCAAGGGAATGGAGGAAGCGACAAGTGCAATCTAGTGCACTTTTCACTCTTTgctcaatgaatttttagatTAACAATCACAGCACAGAACAGAACTTTCTAACAATAGAATGCTCATAAACAAATTGCCAAGAAGACCGACTGACTTAAACAAGCAGAAGGAAGGGGGCCACAttcttttaattagttataatgACCAAATAACCTACACACGAATGAGACAATGGATAAAGATTCCAGCACTACTGAAACCGGAAGTCCTGTTACATATACGGCTAAATTTGGCGAAGTTCAGGTTACCATATGTTCCCAAAATTCGTGATTTTCCTATAGATATTGATAAAAACTAAACATTCACATTTCAGTTTCTGAACTGGTGAAAAAATTTGCATGCAATCATCTTCTAGTAGTTAGAAATAAGCAGCAGAAAAAATCCTGCAGCAAATTCCTCTAAATCTATGATGTGAAAATTTGAtactgaaaaaatattttttcacatcTCAATTTCCAATAATGCAAGGGGACGAAGACTCTGAAAAACCCACTCCCTAGTAGAAGACATTAGCAAGGTTGCTGGAACATGCAGTCGTAGTTTCAAACTATTATGCCCAAGTATCTATATCTAAATCCATTTGAACAGTTCTAATGAGCATTATATGAAAGATGTGTTAACTTTAAATCAAGAATGATGATCaagcaacaaaaaattcattacaagaaaattgcaCCTCCCAACTTTCTATAGCACAGGAactacaaaatacaaaatctgTTACTTAGTCGGACCATCACTTAGTTTTCCACTTGTcccaaataaatgatttttgtatGAGGTCTTATTTAGTAGATCCAAATCTGTGAAACTTTTGGGCACCTGCAACAATCACATTGGCTCTGTAAGTTGGTCGAGGAAGAATCACATTCACTACAGAACTTTTGGTGATCTCCTCGACTCCTATGTTTCAAACCACAGAGATTTTCCACTTTCCATGGCAATCTTCTATCCTGAAACAATGAGTAACCCTATTTATCTATTCCacactattatttttttgttttgtgggGTTCATTCCCAGCAAACCGCAGGATCCTATTCATGATCCTTGAAGTTAGTTTAGATAGGCTTAGCTGGACTTAATCAAACAATGCAATCTGCCACTCGTCTTTCAACTTAGAAACTCCAGAAACTTGCAGCAAGAATGAGCATAAAACATCAAGTCgttaccataaaaaattttctcctCATGTCATAGAACATGTGAATACTACTCGTTAACCAGATGGAAATTACAGCTGCTAGAACAAAAATCACAAGACCTACTGTACCAATGCCACTACAAACTATGACCTGATGGCTCCAACACAATTTCAGCACAgcaaaaaatacaatcatGAGCTTTAACCATTCAACAAGTTACCTTCATTTCAATCCCAGATCACTGGAGTTCATAAAGGGACATGCTATTCTGAAAGCCGACAGCGAATGCTATGGATAGAAAATGTCAGACTTAACCAGTAATGATGCAACCATGGTACAATGGCTGCTCTACTGACCAACACCATCCTCCATGACAAACCACAATCAACAGCCAGTCCCTTTACCCAACCAAATCACTATCAAGGATGCAGCTAGAATGCATCTGCTGCAATTTTTCATAGCCATCATACTTCTAGACATAGCTTTGACTGCCACCTTACTGCTGCCAATACTGCAGCCCAACACTATCACACTTCTTTGGCGCCACAAAGTGCCACCACTACTCACTAATAGACACAACATCTAAAAAGCCACCACTTCTCATGATCCCTGCAACACTTATTTCAGTTACATAGAATGATACAACAAGCCCTGGGGATCATTAACATGACCCTATATGACGAACACGGAGTACAATAATCATTAAACCACCTAAACAAGGAACAATTTCCACCAACACTATAATAGCCACATCTATTTCAAAAACCACACCTCACTGCGAACATTGCTTCCTCTTAGCCGAGTCACCAATTTCACTAGCATGATATCAAGTTCTACATCCGCAAACAGAAAGTTTCGTATCTATTACTTGTCAACTACTAGTACAACACAGGAAACAGGGTAACAAATTCATCATTACGCCACAATCTACTGATGAAAATCAGGGAAGCAAGCTGAATTCAAGATCATCTTTCATAACAAACACGGAAAGTAACAAAACTATTCGAGCCAACCCTGTTGCTCTTTAATTTAAACCCAGAGCATCCGTATGGAACGGCCAATAGAAACCACCAAAAACCTATACATTCAACTAAAGAATGTAAGTTATAAATCTTCGTCTTCAGTCCGAACTATCACCCGATACTCCCGATGCATACATTTCATACATGTAGACACATAAAATACTTGGCATGTAGAATGCATAAATTTAAGCTCTCGAAGCATACTCCACAGATCAAACCCACACAAAAACCCAAAACgagttcaaga
The nucleotide sequence above comes from Sesamum indicum cultivar Zhongzhi No. 13 linkage group LG11, S_indicum_v1.0, whole genome shotgun sequence. Encoded proteins:
- the LOC105173615 gene encoding uncharacterized protein LOC105173615; amino-acid sequence: MEGSPPVNHIPSEPAIKRYKFLWRVFLIFNFALGAYMFAQPGKKEKVKEKSEVPAEVVPPPATVTAPPVDEEPVISPPITRPVIVRPPLPEHQQREIFKWMLEEKRKVKPRSRDEKQHIDEEKAILKEFIRLQSIPSI